A DNA window from Camelina sativa cultivar DH55 chromosome 17, Cs, whole genome shotgun sequence contains the following coding sequences:
- the LOC104758979 gene encoding proteasome subunit beta type-4-like has translation MTFTIPIENGDAGKVAEAESQRTLYPYVTGTSIVAIKYKDGVLMASDMGGSYGSTLRYKNIERMKAIGKHSLLGASGEISDFQEILRYLDELTLNDNMWDDGNSLGPKEIHNYLTRVMYNRRNKFNPLWNTLVLGGVKNGKSYLGMVSMIGVSFEDDHVATGFGNHLARPILRDEWHADLSFEDGVKLLEKCMRVLLYRDRSAINKLQIAKITEEGVTVSQPYSLKTFWEYSSFHNPTASAEGSW, from the exons ATGACT TTTACTATTCCGATTGAGAACGGAGATGCTGGGAAGGTCGCAGAAGCTGAATCACAAAGAACGCT GTACCCATATGTTACTGGAACTTCAATTGttgcaatcaagtacaaagatGGGGTTTTGATGGCTTCTGACATGGGAG GTTCATATGGATCCACCTTAAGATACAAGAACATTGAGAGGATGAAGGCTATTGGCAAGCATTCTCTTCTTGGTGCCAGTGGAGAAATCAGTGACTTTCAGGAGATTCTCCGTTATCTTGATGAGCTCAC CCTGAACGATAACATGTGGGATGATGGTAATTCTTTGGGACCAAAAGAGATTCACAACTATCTGACCCGTGTGATGTATAACCGTCGGAACAAGTTTAACCCTCTGTGGAACACTCTCGTCCTTGGAGGCGTCAAAAACGGGAAAAGTTACCTTGGAATG GTTTCAATGATTGGTGTTAGTTTTGAGGATGATCATGTTGCCACTGGCTTTGGAAACCATCTCGCGAGGCCAATTCTTCGTGATGAGTGGCATGCGGACCTGAGCTTTGAAGATGGTGTCAAGCTCCTTGAGAAATGTATGCGTGTGCTTCTTTACCGTGACAGATCTGCTATTAACAAGCTTCAG ATAGCAAAGATCACAGAAGAAGGCGTGACGGTTTCTCAGCCATACTCATTGAAGACATTCTGGGAATACTCATCGTTCCACAACCCAACCGCCAGTGCTGAAGGCTCCTGGTAA
- the LOC104758980 gene encoding uncharacterized protein LOC104758980, whose amino-acid sequence MESLGGIGFSNTSSATKKKRSTTLRRPWNERQLQDASSLPSTPIPDSNENKIEEIEAVESDEGSTNGSFQGSNLVRQGGAHSTASTEGFLVPCKRKHSIDTTEHRAGFDENTIKKVKLKLGGSSRTVNVVSASDGASDIGLCSTKSSHAPDDALAISQTNQEISNERSTKLRERPLDTASKSDSCNDTQDRKTKTNPIRKSNRISKRRVLDEGLDSLDDDDEEIQFLKRMKMAKVVAVEDDDDEERSRKHKKLSKVMKQNVELPRGVGASEKSGKKDKTGKAFDDADYVKDDDDEEEEVVSDVEPGNKSSRTRRRVAEEGQSEVKTEMTVTTRRRSGHSGNLIEFPCGLPPAPPRKRKENGLEVDQQIKKAEAARRRKLQVEKAARESEAEAIRKILGQDSSRKKKEDKIKKRQEEKAKEKAADTIARRSDTVKWVMGPSGTIVTFPEELGLPTIFSSTPHSYPPPREKCAGPECTKPYKYRDSETNLPLCSLRCYKAIKG is encoded by the exons ATGGAAAGTCTTGGAGGTATAGGGTTCAGTAATACTAGCAgtgcaacaaagaagaagagaagcacaACGTTGCGCCGGCCTTGGAATGAACGACAGTTACAGGATGCTTCGTCGTTGCCATCCACACCAATCCCTGACAGT AATGAGAATAAGATAGAAGAGATAGAAGCAGTGGAGTCAGATGAAGGTTCTACGAATGGTTCGTTCCAAGGAAGTAACCTAGTGAGGCAAGGTGGAGCTCACAGCACTGCATCAACTGAAGGGTTTCTTGTCCCTTGTAAAAGGAAACACTCAATTGACACAACAGAACATCGAGCGGGTTTTGATGAGAATACCATCAAGAAGGTTAAGCTAAAACTCGGTGGTTCGTCAAGAACTGTAAATGTAGTTTCTGCTTCTGATGGTGCTTCTGATATTGGATTGTGTTCGACAAAGTCTTCTCATGCACCAGATGATGCCTTGGCAATTAGTCAGACCAACCAG GAAATTTCAAACGAGCGATCCACTAAACTAAGAGAGAGAccgctggacaccgcaagcaaatCAGATTCATGTAATGATACCCAAGataggaaaacaaaaacgaatccGATCCGTAAAAGCAACCGGATTTCTAAGAGGCGTGTTTTGGATGAGGGACTCGATagtcttgatgatgatgacgaggaAATTCAGTTTCTCAAAAGGATGAAAATGGCTAAAGTTGTGGCTGTggaagatgatgacgatgaagaaaggagcagaaaacataaaaagctTTCCAAGGTAATGAAACAAAATGTAGAACTCCCACGTGGTGTAGGAGCATCAGAGAAGTCAGGTAAGAAGGATAAAACGGGAAAAGCATTTGACGACGCTGATTATGTCAAGGACGATgacgatgaggaagaagaggttgTATCAGATGTTGAGCCAGGAAATAAGAGCTCGAGAACTAGAAGAAGAGTAGCTGAAGAAGGTCAGAGTGAAGTTAAGACAGAAATGACTGTGACTACTCGTAGACGTTCTGGACATAGTGGAAACCTTATTGAGTTTCCTTGTGGCTTACCTCCAGCTCCACCTAGAA agCGAAAAGAAAATGGATTAGAGGTTGATCAGCAAATAAAGAAAGCTGAGGCTGCTCGGAGACGTAAACTGCAAGTCGAAAAGGCAGCTAGAGAGTCAGAG GCTGAGGCAATCAGGAAGATTCTGGGCCAAGACTCTAGCaggaaaaagaaggaagataagATAAAGAAACGCCAAGAAGAGAAGGCCAAG GAGAAGGCTGCAGACACGATTGCCCGTAGATCAGACACAGTAAAGTGGGTGATGGGTCCTTCAGGAACAATCGTAACATTCCCAGAAGAACTTGGATTGCCAACTATATTCAGCTCTACACCTCACAG TTATCCTCCACCGCGGGAGAAATGTGCTGGTCCAGAATGTACAAAACCATACAAATACAGAGATTCAGAGACAAATCTACCATTGTGCAGCCTCCGATGCTACAAAGCGATCAAAGGCTAA
- the LOC104758981 gene encoding putative pectinesterase 10, translating into MKSLESILALSFLYFTVSSLLVSSYGLDPKFFNKEIIKTVVVSHNGKGHFRTIQEAVDSVPSGNKQWIRIYLRHGTYNEKVVIPKEKQKIIMQGNNAAKVVIQYNDAGQSNSSGSFIVHAQYFVAIQITFKNTNIKITPIIPYPAIKVAPAIKLTADKAWLYGCSFISVQDTVNDFQGRHYFKNCYIEGAIDFIWGQGQSIYQNCVIHVRGITKAIGKEDGMLPGYITAQGRESEKDTSGFVFRNCKIQGDGEAYLGRAWRAYSRVIFYGTDMSNVIVPQGWDAWYFKQEEGKLTYAEVNCTGEGADKKGRVGWEKNLSDKDVESLIDFKTFIDEDGWMATLPSSLGSFI; encoded by the exons ATGAAATCTCTTGAAAGTATATTGGCTCtctcatttttgtattttacgGTTTCGTCATTACTTGTCTCTTCTTATGGTTTAGACCCGAAATTTTTCAACAAAGAGATAATAAAGACAGTGGTGGTTAGTCATAATGGTAAAGGTCATTTCAGAACCATCCAAGAAGCCGTAGACTCCGTTCCTTCTGGTAACAAACAGTGGATTAGGATTTATCTGAGACATGGAACCTACAA CGAGAAGGTAGTGATTCCGAAggagaaacaaaagataataatGCAAGGAAACAACGCAGCAAAAGTGGTGATTCAATATAATGATGCAGGACAATCCAATTCGAGTGGTTCTTTCATAGTACACGCCCAATACTTCGTCGCTATCCAGATTACATTCAAG AATACGAATATCAAGATAACACCAATAATACCATATCCAGCGATAAAGGTAGCTCCAGCAATTAAACTAACCGCGGACAAGGCGTGGTTATATGGCTGCAGCTTCATCAGTGTCCAAGACACAGTCAACGATTTTCAAGGCCGCCATTACTTTAAAAATTGCTACATCGAAGGAGCCATTGATTTCATATGGGGACAAGGCCAATCTATATACCAA AACTGTGTGATACACGTTAGAGGAATAACAAAGGCAATAGGGAAGGAAGATGGAATGTTACCAGGATATATAACTGCGCAAGGGAGGGAAAGTGAGAAAGACACAAGTGGATTCGTATTCAGAAATTGTAAGATTCAAGGAGATGGTGAGGCGTATTTAGGAAGAGCTTGGCGAGCCTACTCTAGAGTTATCTTCTATGGAACCGACATGTCCAATGTTATCGTACCTCAAGGATGGGATGCTTGGTATTTTAAACAAGAAGA gGGTAAACTTACATATGCGGAGGTGAACTGCACTGGGGAAGGAGCGGATAAGAAAGGAAGAGTTGGATGGGAGAAGAATCTTTCTGATAAAGATGTTGAATCTCTTATAGATTTCAAAACTTTCATTGATGAAGATGGTTGGATGGctactcttccttcttctctcggCTCTTTTATATAG